The Nocardioides pantholopis genome window below encodes:
- a CDS encoding JmjC domain-containing protein has translation MTVLEETTALDLLLGGRAELDSCWEEEPFVARGLPPFDEICSLDDVNRLVYDEVHDRSFFRLFDGGLEQPATVAARRRERGPGEHAPLLDPQEVRRLVAAGHTLVFEELRTLLPAVDAFTSALEGELGHHCYCAAFLSPPDGVGAGAHWDVGSVFLRQLHGEKTWTLGRPVEPAIRRPWNRAPVTFQDPITIELGEGDCLYIPRGWIHEGHTRAKHALHLSIAVQATTWGDVLRAAVDRSERSSPALREALPPAWRMPDADDSAAELGRRVAALDLHGAAGAITPQRRRPDPAPAPGISAWEAES, from the coding sequence ATGACGGTCCTCGAGGAGACCACGGCGCTCGACCTGCTGCTGGGTGGACGCGCCGAGCTCGACAGCTGCTGGGAGGAGGAGCCGTTCGTCGCCCGGGGACTGCCCCCGTTCGACGAGATCTGCTCCCTCGACGACGTCAACCGACTCGTGTACGACGAGGTGCACGACCGCAGCTTCTTCCGCCTCTTCGACGGCGGCCTCGAGCAGCCGGCCACGGTGGCCGCCCGCCGTCGCGAGCGGGGTCCGGGGGAGCACGCACCCCTGCTCGACCCCCAGGAGGTCCGCCGCCTCGTGGCGGCCGGCCACACGCTCGTTTTCGAGGAGCTGCGCACCCTGCTGCCCGCTGTCGACGCGTTCACCAGTGCCCTGGAGGGCGAGCTCGGTCACCACTGCTACTGCGCCGCGTTCCTGAGCCCCCCGGACGGCGTCGGTGCCGGCGCGCACTGGGACGTCGGCAGCGTCTTCCTCCGCCAGCTGCACGGCGAGAAGACCTGGACGCTCGGGCGCCCCGTCGAGCCCGCCATCCGGCGCCCGTGGAACCGCGCGCCCGTCACGTTCCAGGACCCGATCACCATCGAGCTCGGCGAGGGCGACTGCCTCTACATCCCCCGGGGCTGGATCCACGAGGGGCACACGCGGGCCAAGCACGCCCTGCACCTGTCCATCGCCGTCCAGGCGACCACGTGGGGTGACGTGCTGCGGGCGGCCGTCGACCGGTCGGAGCGCTCCTCGCCCGCGCTGCGGGAGGCGCTGCCGCCCGCCTGGCGGATGCCGGACGCGGACGACTCCGCGGCCGAGCTCGGCCGTCGCGTCGCCGCGCTCGACCTGCACGGGGCGGCCGGAGCCATCACGCCCCAGCGGCGCCGGCCCGACCCGGCGCCCGCCCCCGGCATCAGCGCGTGGGAGGCGGAGTCATGA
- a CDS encoding radical SAM/SPASM domain-containing protein — MVTQIAPTVPTSAAQEVRPSRFTYAVPHDDGGLVVYNSMRGAITYVPAAHADAARGLLGNRSAVHRVDDLPAELRPMLDGLVARGFLVPGSEDELEQAATLRDERVARTDRLELILMPTESCNFRCTYCYEDFGLDRMLTGVQRGVTELVRRRHEETGLSSLSVSWFGGEPLVALDVVENLSEFFLDYCAENGIAYAAGMTTNGYLLTPETARRVTELEVRSFQVTLDGPRHTHDDTRSLMGGHGSFDTIMDNLRGLADDPELDFDVMLRTNFTPENVGSVPSLVQEIGEIAARDDRFSVIFRPVGRWGGPDDDAISACTGKDAELLKLDLNRHASDAGMGVGDTRMLRPGGTVCYAANPWSLVVRPNGLLNKCTVALRMAENLVGRLVPDGTLEINDQRMALWTENDETQDSGCRSCSFRPSCQGAHCPLIRVQDGVRPCPSVKTWIGANLQTFADLQRQGVAVVGGVA, encoded by the coding sequence ATGGTCACGCAGATCGCACCGACGGTCCCGACGTCGGCTGCCCAGGAGGTGCGACCCTCACGGTTCACCTACGCCGTGCCGCACGACGACGGCGGCCTCGTCGTCTACAACTCGATGCGCGGCGCGATCACCTACGTGCCCGCGGCACACGCCGACGCGGCCCGTGGGCTGCTGGGCAACCGCTCCGCGGTGCACCGGGTCGACGACCTGCCCGCCGAGCTCCGGCCGATGCTCGACGGCCTCGTTGCCCGCGGCTTCCTCGTCCCCGGCTCCGAGGACGAGCTGGAGCAGGCCGCCACCCTGCGCGACGAGCGGGTGGCGCGCACCGACCGGCTCGAGCTCATCTTGATGCCGACGGAGTCGTGCAACTTCCGCTGCACCTACTGCTACGAGGACTTCGGCCTGGACCGGATGCTGACCGGCGTCCAGCGCGGCGTGACCGAGCTGGTCCGGCGTCGGCACGAGGAGACCGGGCTCTCCTCGCTCTCGGTCTCCTGGTTCGGTGGCGAGCCCCTCGTCGCCCTCGACGTCGTGGAGAACCTCAGCGAGTTCTTCCTCGACTACTGCGCCGAGAACGGCATCGCCTATGCCGCCGGCATGACGACCAACGGCTACCTGCTCACCCCTGAGACCGCGCGCCGGGTCACCGAGCTGGAGGTGCGCTCGTTCCAGGTGACCCTGGACGGGCCCCGCCACACCCACGACGACACGCGGTCGCTGATGGGTGGGCACGGCTCCTTCGACACGATCATGGACAACCTGCGCGGGCTGGCCGACGACCCCGAGCTCGACTTCGACGTCATGCTGCGCACCAACTTCACCCCCGAGAACGTCGGGAGCGTGCCGAGCCTCGTCCAGGAGATCGGCGAGATCGCCGCGCGCGACGACCGGTTCTCGGTCATCTTCCGCCCGGTGGGCCGCTGGGGCGGGCCGGACGACGACGCGATCTCGGCCTGCACGGGCAAGGACGCCGAGCTGCTGAAGCTCGACCTGAACCGGCACGCGTCCGACGCGGGCATGGGCGTGGGCGACACCCGGATGCTGCGTCCGGGCGGGACTGTCTGCTACGCCGCGAACCCCTGGTCGCTGGTGGTGCGGCCCAACGGCCTGCTCAACAAGTGCACGGTCGCCCTGCGGATGGCCGAGAACCTGGTCGGGCGGCTGGTGCCGGACGGCACCCTCGAGATCAACGACCAGCGGATGGCGCTGTGGACCGAGAACGACGAGACCCAGGACTCGGGCTGCCGGTCCTGCTCGTTCCGGCCGTCCTGCCAGGGAGCGCACTGCCCCCTGATCCGGGTCCAGGACGGCGTACGGCCGTGCCCGTCCGTCAAGACGTGGATCGGTGCCAACCTGCAGACGTTCGCGGACCTGCAGCGTCAGGGTGTCGCCGTGGTCGGAGGTGTGGCGTGA
- a CDS encoding MMPL family transporter yields the protein MLGGVVRFSQHHRLLVILTWVAALAAAVLLLPGLGSVTESEQAAFLPDTADSVAASKVEDAAFPDDTTSTAVLVVSLEDGGRVVDSPEVVSGLVSALEEAEIEHVEGVGSDEAAVSDDGTVQFIDLAVAEVDAAEADATVDRVREVVADAAPEGVVAELTGNVALNHDGREAAEEAELVISVATVVVILALMLLAFRGLLAALVPVLVVPVVYELAARTTAGLASAWNWPVDQNLPLILTVVLFGVGTDYVLFILFRFREALREGVETRAALERATVRTAPVLGSAALAVTIAFAALGLATLGFYRTLGPGLIVSVLIMFLAAITLVPAVLSLLGRAVFWPSRPWRRQPRGRLLRALAAVVVQRAGLVAAAVVAILLGGGAAALAFQPDFSTTSALDPSTESSRALETLSTSLPAGTLNPTRIVLTSDGADGVDEADVGRFAEALADRDLPGEAVPGPVSENGEAGQVVFAFEDDPLRNASLDAFEDQLRPATESVADEVGVEVVLAGDTATSVDLRDANNRDLLLVGPVAAGAIMVGLMLALRGVVAGVVLVGAIVLGVLAALGASVGIFQDLLGDPGVAFNVPIVLYVFVLAIGTDYTILVMLRIREERATGRDRADAVRAAMVHSVPSVLAAGLILAGTFAALILSGVPSTVQLGAAVAIGIALAAGPVASLLMPALAVLLGDRLWWPSRVGRPRN from the coding sequence GTGCTCGGCGGTGTGGTCCGCTTCTCCCAGCACCACCGCCTGCTGGTGATCCTGACCTGGGTGGCGGCCCTCGCTGCCGCTGTGCTCCTCCTGCCCGGGCTCGGGTCGGTGACCGAGTCCGAGCAGGCGGCGTTCCTTCCCGACACGGCGGACTCGGTCGCGGCCTCGAAGGTCGAGGACGCGGCGTTCCCCGACGACACCACGAGCACTGCCGTGCTCGTGGTGTCACTCGAGGACGGCGGGCGGGTCGTCGACTCGCCCGAGGTGGTGAGCGGCCTGGTCTCGGCGCTGGAGGAGGCCGAGATCGAGCACGTGGAAGGGGTGGGCAGCGACGAGGCAGCGGTCTCCGATGACGGCACCGTGCAGTTCATCGACCTCGCCGTCGCCGAGGTCGACGCGGCGGAGGCCGATGCGACAGTGGACCGGGTGCGTGAGGTGGTGGCCGACGCCGCACCCGAGGGAGTGGTCGCGGAGCTCACCGGCAACGTGGCGCTCAACCACGACGGCCGGGAGGCGGCCGAGGAGGCGGAGCTGGTCATCTCGGTCGCGACGGTCGTGGTGATCCTCGCCCTGATGCTGCTCGCCTTCCGCGGGCTCCTGGCGGCGCTGGTGCCGGTCCTGGTCGTGCCGGTCGTCTACGAGCTGGCCGCACGGACCACCGCCGGCCTCGCCTCGGCCTGGAACTGGCCGGTCGACCAGAACCTGCCGCTGATCCTCACCGTCGTGCTCTTCGGAGTCGGCACCGACTACGTCCTGTTCATCCTCTTCCGGTTCCGGGAGGCCCTGCGGGAGGGCGTGGAGACCCGGGCGGCACTGGAACGCGCGACGGTGCGGACCGCGCCGGTGCTCGGCTCGGCCGCCCTCGCCGTCACGATCGCCTTCGCCGCGCTCGGTCTCGCGACGCTCGGCTTCTACCGGACGCTCGGCCCGGGGCTCATCGTCTCGGTCCTGATCATGTTCCTCGCGGCGATCACGCTGGTCCCTGCGGTGCTCTCCCTCCTGGGCCGCGCCGTCTTCTGGCCCTCGCGGCCCTGGCGGCGCCAGCCGCGCGGGCGGCTGCTGCGGGCCCTGGCGGCGGTGGTCGTCCAGCGGGCCGGCCTGGTCGCCGCCGCGGTGGTCGCGATCCTGCTCGGCGGAGGCGCCGCGGCCCTCGCCTTCCAGCCCGACTTCAGCACGACCTCCGCCCTCGACCCCTCGACCGAGTCCAGCCGCGCCCTCGAGACGTTGAGCACCTCGCTGCCCGCGGGGACCCTCAACCCCACCCGCATCGTGCTGACGTCCGACGGGGCCGACGGGGTCGACGAGGCCGACGTCGGTCGGTTCGCCGAGGCGCTCGCGGACCGCGACCTGCCCGGGGAGGCGGTGCCGGGCCCGGTCTCGGAGAACGGCGAGGCCGGCCAGGTGGTCTTCGCGTTCGAGGACGACCCGCTGCGCAACGCGTCGCTCGACGCGTTCGAGGACCAGCTGCGCCCGGCGACCGAGTCCGTGGCCGACGAGGTGGGCGTCGAGGTCGTCCTGGCCGGCGACACCGCGACGTCGGTCGACCTGCGGGATGCCAACAACCGCGACCTGCTCCTCGTCGGTCCTGTGGCCGCGGGCGCCATCATGGTCGGTCTGATGCTCGCGCTGCGCGGCGTGGTGGCGGGGGTCGTCCTCGTCGGCGCCATCGTGTTGGGGGTCCTCGCCGCGCTCGGGGCCAGCGTCGGGATCTTCCAGGACCTGCTCGGCGATCCCGGTGTCGCGTTCAACGTGCCGATCGTGCTCTACGTCTTCGTGCTGGCGATCGGCACCGACTACACGATCCTCGTGATGCTGCGCATCCGGGAGGAACGCGCGACGGGCCGGGACCGGGCCGACGCGGTCCGGGCGGCGATGGTCCACTCCGTACCTTCCGTCCTGGCTGCCGGGCTGATCCTGGCCGGCACGTTCGCCGCGCTGATCCTCTCCGGGGTGCCGTCGACGGTGCAGCTGGGAGCGGCCGTGGCCATCGGGATCGCCCTGGCGGCGGGTCCGGTCGCCTCGCTGCTGATGCCGGCCCTCGCCGTCCTCCTGGGCGACCGTCTCTGGTGGCCCTCCCGCGTCGGCAGGCCGAGGAACTAG
- a CDS encoding 4'-phosphopantetheinyl transferase family protein — translation MQQPSPCSGDPARPPAGSLALLAADVLLGGVVLRAAPVDVPVDALAPLPDAEAPLVAGAPPARRAQFAVGRRMAREALAACGVPVAGLGADELGAPRWPTGLVGSISHVPDLAAAAVSTDLRGVGVDVARRSPLGREQVVILLDDEERRTVESVAGAFGGVAGFAVKEATYKAVHPTLRSPLGYRDIRVTLREDGTFGAAVRDPAGGTPWRVTGWWTAAGQHVAAVATLT, via the coding sequence ATGCAGCAGCCGTCACCGTGCTCGGGCGACCCGGCCCGACCGCCGGCCGGCTCGCTGGCGCTCCTGGCCGCTGACGTCCTCCTCGGCGGTGTCGTTCTGCGGGCCGCGCCCGTCGACGTGCCGGTCGATGCCCTGGCCCCGCTTCCGGACGCCGAGGCGCCCCTGGTCGCGGGCGCGCCGCCCGCCCGCCGGGCGCAGTTCGCGGTCGGGCGTCGGATGGCGCGCGAGGCCCTTGCAGCCTGCGGTGTGCCCGTGGCCGGCCTCGGTGCCGACGAGCTGGGCGCGCCCCGCTGGCCGACCGGCCTGGTGGGGAGCATCAGCCACGTCCCGGACCTCGCGGCGGCCGCGGTCTCGACCGACCTGCGGGGCGTGGGCGTCGACGTCGCGCGCCGCTCGCCGCTGGGTCGCGAGCAGGTCGTCATCCTGCTCGACGACGAGGAGCGGCGAACCGTCGAGTCGGTCGCCGGGGCGTTCGGAGGGGTGGCCGGGTTCGCGGTGAAGGAGGCGACGTACAAGGCCGTGCACCCGACGCTGCGAAGCCCGCTCGGCTACCGCGACATCCGGGTCACGCTGCGCGAGGACGGCACGTTCGGGGCCGCCGTCCGCGACCCCGCGGGCGGTACGCCGTGGCGGGTGACCGGCTGGTGGACCGCGGCCGGGCAGCACGTCGCCGCGGTGGCAACGCTCACCTGA
- a CDS encoding flavin monoamine oxidase family protein: MTAPDFPFDHVGWLESPHGIGRVGEQHLGRSVAVIGAGIAGTVAADALCAVGLRPVVYDGVGVGGRMRSVPLRADDPYPAELGAMRFSRRDALVGHYLRAVGLRTYPFPNPLSAAAPRALVDVGGVRRVVTRGALPGDLAAVDRAWRATVEDVADMRLVRDALAERDTGTVTRIWPKIVRALDEVSLRSVLLESPYFADRASRELFGHVGFGSGGWDTDFDNSVLEALRIVAAGLDTDHVGVVGGCQQLPRRLWHRTRAATGQAELGGEVASIVRDGAGLLVTERSGRSTRHAAVVSTAPVRHLLLRLRVAEELLTPDLVRAAEGIHYMASSKVLVPVDRAYWLDPGPPRLLTTLTDRHPRAVYLFGETADGPGTVCLSYTWNDDADVFRGIDAEDRAEACLRYLDGVLPGHGVREHRRGPAVAVTWDEQRGCVDAFSQNLPGQYALQRGLYCDFVRSRPPGFGFYVAGDDVSWTGGFAGGAISTALNAVWAVTRHLQGSCPVANPGPGDRYAELAPVEL, encoded by the coding sequence GTGACGGCTCCCGACTTCCCGTTCGACCACGTCGGCTGGCTGGAGAGCCCGCACGGGATCGGCCGCGTCGGCGAGCAGCACCTCGGGCGCTCCGTCGCGGTCATCGGTGCCGGCATCGCCGGCACCGTCGCGGCGGACGCGCTGTGCGCCGTCGGCCTCCGGCCCGTGGTGTACGACGGGGTCGGCGTGGGTGGCCGGATGCGGTCGGTGCCGCTGCGCGCCGACGACCCCTATCCGGCCGAGCTGGGCGCGATGCGGTTCTCCCGGCGTGACGCGCTCGTCGGGCACTACCTGCGGGCGGTCGGGCTGCGGACCTACCCGTTCCCGAACCCGCTCTCCGCGGCGGCGCCGCGGGCCCTGGTCGACGTCGGCGGCGTACGCCGGGTCGTCACCCGCGGTGCACTGCCCGGCGACCTCGCGGCCGTCGACCGGGCCTGGCGCGCCACTGTCGAGGACGTCGCGGACATGCGCCTGGTGAGGGACGCCCTGGCCGAGCGCGACACCGGCACGGTGACCCGGATCTGGCCGAAGATCGTGCGTGCGCTGGACGAGGTGTCGCTGCGGTCGGTGCTGCTCGAGTCGCCGTACTTCGCCGACCGGGCGAGCCGGGAGCTGTTCGGCCACGTCGGCTTCGGCAGCGGCGGGTGGGACACGGACTTCGACAACAGCGTGCTCGAGGCGCTCCGGATCGTGGCGGCCGGACTCGACACCGACCACGTCGGCGTCGTCGGCGGATGCCAGCAGCTGCCCCGACGGCTGTGGCACCGGACCCGCGCCGCCACCGGGCAGGCGGAGCTGGGCGGCGAGGTCGCCTCGATCGTGCGCGACGGCGCGGGACTCCTCGTCACCGAGCGCTCGGGGCGCAGCACCCGGCACGCGGCGGTGGTGAGCACCGCGCCGGTGCGTCACCTCCTGCTGCGGCTGCGGGTCGCCGAGGAGCTCCTCACGCCGGACCTGGTCCGAGCCGCCGAGGGCATCCACTACATGGCGTCCTCGAAGGTCCTCGTCCCGGTCGACCGGGCGTACTGGCTGGACCCGGGCCCTCCCCGGCTGCTGACCACGCTGACCGACCGGCACCCGCGCGCGGTGTACCTGTTCGGGGAGACGGCCGACGGACCCGGCACGGTGTGCCTGTCCTACACGTGGAACGACGACGCGGACGTGTTCCGGGGCATCGATGCCGAGGACCGGGCCGAGGCCTGCCTGCGCTACCTCGACGGCGTCCTGCCCGGACACGGGGTCCGTGAGCACCGTCGCGGCCCCGCCGTCGCGGTCACCTGGGACGAGCAACGCGGCTGCGTCGACGCGTTCAGCCAGAACCTGCCGGGGCAGTACGCCCTGCAGCGCGGCCTCTACTGCGACTTCGTGCGCTCGCGGCCGCCCGGGTTCGGGTTCTACGTCGCGGGCGACGACGTCTCGTGGACCGGGGGCTTCGCCGGAGGCGCCATCAGCACCGCGCTCAACGCGGTGTGGGCGGTGACCCGGCACCTCCAGGGCTCCTGCCCGGTGGCGAACCCGGGGCCGGGGGACCGGTACGCCGAGCTGGCACCGGTCGAGCTGTGA
- a CDS encoding class I adenylate-forming enzyme family protein → MATLSTPDGSWTFAEVERRALAHAERAAALGVGPGSRVALKAANSAAWLAWFLGLAQAAASIVLVDARTPHALTARRLAATGADLLVTDEPGPWAGRILRVDPLGAGATGVACDSRPPDALDLRRWCSMPDALVMASGGSTGDPKPVAKSGAAFLANLDANIEAMGHRRDDVFWPALPLPHQYGLGIAMIAWRLDADLVVCPAERLDVGLRLAAAAGATVLDATPATWRTLLALADRRPAFAQALARVRLPCSGAAPLPPALAECGRRRFGVPLLDSYGSTELGNLTFAVPDHPTGCGPPVRGVRLQVRAGDGRVLPAGEVGEIHVCYEHVMSGYLVGDGIDPPPAPDGWCPTGDLGSIDADGALHLVGRAEALRRGRTLTYPAAVEHRLRQAGVPGSVVVVGDHRRGRLVCFAEARSPEQRDLVRRLVGTVCVGDHEIDDLRLVAAMPCNLNGKPDRAGLLRQLDPDEAGHGDPSVDQDAS, encoded by the coding sequence GTGGCCACCCTCAGCACCCCTGACGGCAGCTGGACCTTCGCCGAGGTCGAGCGCCGGGCGCTGGCGCACGCCGAGCGGGCCGCGGCCCTCGGAGTGGGTCCGGGCAGCCGGGTCGCCCTCAAGGCGGCCAACTCGGCAGCCTGGCTCGCCTGGTTCCTGGGCCTGGCCCAGGCGGCGGCCTCGATCGTGCTCGTGGACGCCCGGACACCACACGCGCTCACCGCCCGCCGGCTGGCCGCCACCGGCGCCGACCTGCTCGTGACCGACGAGCCGGGCCCCTGGGCGGGTCGGATCCTGCGGGTGGACCCCCTCGGTGCGGGCGCGACTGGCGTGGCCTGCGACAGCCGGCCGCCCGACGCCCTGGACCTCCGCCGCTGGTGCTCGATGCCCGACGCCCTGGTGATGGCCTCGGGTGGCTCGACCGGCGACCCGAAGCCCGTCGCCAAGTCGGGGGCCGCGTTCCTGGCCAACCTCGACGCCAACATCGAGGCGATGGGGCACCGGCGCGACGATGTCTTCTGGCCGGCCCTGCCGCTGCCGCACCAGTACGGGCTGGGGATCGCGATGATCGCCTGGAGGCTGGACGCGGACCTGGTGGTGTGCCCCGCCGAACGGCTCGACGTCGGCCTCCGGCTCGCCGCGGCCGCGGGCGCGACGGTCCTCGACGCCACCCCGGCCACCTGGCGCACGCTGCTCGCGCTGGCCGACCGGCGTCCCGCCTTCGCGCAGGCCCTGGCGCGCGTGCGCCTTCCCTGCAGCGGCGCCGCCCCGCTCCCGCCCGCCCTGGCCGAGTGCGGCCGCCGGCGCTTCGGCGTACCGCTGCTCGACAGCTACGGCAGCACCGAGCTCGGCAACCTGACCTTCGCGGTGCCGGACCACCCGACCGGCTGCGGGCCGCCGGTCCGCGGGGTGCGGCTGCAGGTCCGGGCCGGCGACGGTCGGGTCCTGCCGGCGGGCGAGGTCGGGGAGATCCACGTCTGCTACGAGCACGTGATGTCCGGATACCTCGTCGGCGACGGCATCGACCCGCCCCCGGCCCCGGATGGCTGGTGCCCGACGGGCGACCTCGGCAGCATCGACGCCGACGGGGCGCTGCACCTGGTCGGCCGCGCCGAGGCGCTGCGTCGCGGCCGCACCCTGACCTATCCGGCCGCTGTCGAGCACCGGCTCCGGCAGGCCGGGGTGCCCGGGTCGGTCGTGGTGGTGGGCGACCACCGCCGCGGGCGGCTCGTGTGCTTCGCCGAGGCTCGCTCGCCGGAGCAGCGCGATCTCGTACGACGGCTCGTGGGGACCGTGTGCGTCGGCGACCACGAGATCGACGACCTGCGTCTCGTGGCGGCGATGCCCTGCAACCTCAACGGCAAGCCGGACCGGGCCGGGCTCCTGCGCCAGCTGGACCCCGACGAGGCGGGTCACGGGGACCCGAGCGTCGACCAGGACGCCTCGTGA
- a CDS encoding nitrilase-related carbon-nitrogen hydrolase, with protein MDFGIVGLQTAPTRAPTTTAATLAALDSLAAAHAPDNHLVVTPELALTGYGPRPPSVLPDTAVLDSLCATAARHDVALVVGHALVVDGAVRNAAVVIDRRGRLRAVHVKAHLFGDERRWFAAGDGPPAVVDLDGLRVAVAICYDAEFPEYLRMVADDVDLVVVPAVLFGPAAAVRPVLELVVPARAWESRCYVLYVNVAGDPVTEGAGSSLLAAPDGTVQVACGPAPGVLRGTVRTDAVAAARAELPYLRDRRPALYAGHAGGPPDGVPATRAGTRINERHRHSEETQP; from the coding sequence GTGGACTTCGGGATCGTCGGACTTCAGACGGCGCCGACCCGCGCTCCCACGACCACGGCGGCGACCCTCGCCGCCCTCGACTCGCTAGCGGCCGCCCATGCCCCCGACAACCACCTGGTCGTGACGCCCGAGCTGGCCCTGACCGGCTACGGGCCCAGACCGCCGAGCGTCCTCCCCGACACCGCCGTGCTCGACAGCCTCTGCGCGACGGCGGCCCGCCACGACGTGGCGCTCGTGGTCGGCCATGCGCTCGTCGTCGACGGTGCGGTGCGCAACGCCGCGGTGGTGATCGACCGCCGCGGCCGGCTCCGGGCCGTCCACGTCAAGGCGCACCTGTTCGGGGACGAGCGCCGGTGGTTCGCTGCGGGTGACGGCCCGCCGGCCGTCGTCGACCTCGACGGGCTCCGGGTGGCCGTCGCGATCTGCTACGACGCGGAGTTCCCGGAGTATCTCCGGATGGTCGCCGACGACGTCGACCTCGTCGTCGTGCCCGCTGTGCTGTTCGGTCCCGCGGCGGCCGTCCGCCCGGTGCTCGAGCTGGTGGTCCCGGCACGGGCCTGGGAGTCGCGGTGCTACGTCCTCTACGTCAACGTGGCCGGCGACCCGGTCACGGAGGGCGCGGGGTCGAGCCTCCTCGCCGCACCCGACGGGACGGTCCAGGTCGCCTGCGGCCCGGCGCCCGGGGTGCTGCGGGGGACGGTGCGGACCGACGCGGTGGCGGCCGCGCGCGCCGAGCTGCCCTATCTGCGCGACCGGCGGCCCGCGCTCTACGCCGGCCACGCCGGCGGACCCCCTGACGGTGTCCCGGCCACGAGGGCCGGGACACGGATCAACGAGCGGCACCGGCACTCGGAGGAGACTCAGCCATGA
- a CDS encoding ABC transporter ATP-binding protein: MASVTYRNAQRIYPGSTAPAVDRLDLEIADGECMVLVGPSGCGKSTSLRMLAGLEEVTEGTILIGDRDVTDVPAKDRDIAMVFQNYALYPHMSVADNMAFSLKMAKVPKDERRTRVLEAARLLDLEPYLERKPKALSGGQRQRVAMGRAIVRQPQVFCMDEPLSNLDAKLRVSTRTQIASLQQRLGITTVYVTHDQVEAMTMGDRVAVMKDGVLQQVDAPLGLYDRPVNLFVAGFIGSPAMNLIRATVGPDGARIGEYVVPITRDAAAQAGGNITVGVRPEAWRVVGPGVGGLPVTVTVVEELGADAFVYGTSDVEGTPSALVLRIDGRQPLRKGETVHVTTDPDRVHIFDTETGARLDG, encoded by the coding sequence ATGGCGTCGGTGACCTACCGCAACGCGCAGCGGATCTACCCCGGGAGCACGGCTCCGGCCGTCGACCGGCTCGACCTGGAGATCGCCGACGGCGAGTGCATGGTGCTGGTCGGCCCCTCGGGCTGCGGCAAGTCGACCTCGCTGCGGATGCTGGCGGGCCTGGAGGAGGTGACCGAGGGGACGATCCTGATCGGGGACCGCGACGTCACCGACGTGCCCGCCAAGGACCGCGACATCGCGATGGTCTTCCAGAACTACGCGCTGTACCCGCACATGAGCGTGGCCGACAACATGGCGTTCTCGCTGAAGATGGCCAAGGTGCCGAAGGACGAGCGTCGCACCCGGGTGCTGGAGGCGGCCCGGCTGCTGGACCTGGAGCCGTACCTGGAGCGCAAGCCGAAGGCGCTCTCGGGCGGGCAGCGTCAGCGGGTCGCGATGGGCCGGGCGATCGTGCGCCAGCCGCAGGTCTTCTGCATGGACGAGCCGCTGTCGAACCTGGACGCGAAGCTGCGGGTCTCCACCCGCACCCAGATCGCGTCCCTGCAGCAGCGGCTGGGCATCACGACCGTCTACGTCACCCACGACCAGGTCGAGGCGATGACGATGGGGGACCGGGTCGCGGTGATGAAGGACGGCGTCCTGCAGCAGGTCGACGCCCCGCTGGGCCTCTACGACCGGCCGGTCAACCTGTTCGTCGCCGGGTTCATCGGCTCACCGGCCATGAACCTGATCCGGGCCACCGTCGGTCCCGACGGCGCCCGGATCGGGGAGTACGTCGTACCCATCACGCGGGACGCGGCCGCCCAGGCCGGCGGGAACATCACCGTCGGCGTCCGCCCGGAGGCCTGGCGGGTCGTCGGACCCGGCGTCGGTGGCCTGCCGGTCACCGTGACAGTGGTCGAGGAGCTGGGCGCGGACGCGTTCGTGTACGGCACCAGCGACGTGGAGGGCACCCCGAGCGCGCTGGTGCTGCGCATCGACGGCCGGCAGCCGCTGCGCAAGGGCGAGACCGTCCACGTGACCACCGACCCCGACCGGGTGCACATCTTCGACACCGAGACCGGCGCCCGCCTGGACGGGTGA